The Vespa velutina chromosome 2, iVesVel2.1, whole genome shotgun sequence sequence TTATGGCCGTAGCATTTTTAGTTGCAAAACGTAGTAAAGATCCAATTACTCGTGTAGGAGCATGTATAgttgataatgataacaaaataGTAGGTGTTGGATACAACGGTATGCCCAGAGGTTGTAGCGATGATATATTTCCTTGGGAAAAAAATTCTGTCaataaattgaatgaaaaaaggcTATACGGTAAGAATATGGCATTGgtattgtattatttcaaaattaattaattaatgataataatttatctttacaGTGTGTCATGCAGAAGTTAATGCTATCTTGaacaaaaattctaataaattgaAGAAATGTAGAATGTATGTTGGTCTTTTTCCATGTAATGAATGTGCAAAAGTAATTATACAATCTGGATTGAAGACTATTATTTACATGTCAGATAAATACAGTCATAAAATTAAAACCATAGCAGCAAAAAGAATGTTTGATGCCGCAAAAGTTATGTACATGTAtgcttttaatttcttttttaaattattatacttaatggatatttaaaatattaaaatttattttgctttttattataGACAATATATACctaagaacgataaaattgtgattgattttaatgaaattaattattttttaaatatggaaAGTTTGGAATCTGACATTGTTGAGATTGGCTATGACGTACAGAATCACAATGATAACTACTGTGATGAATCAACTTTATCAttggaaaatgataaaacttcGACGAGTGCAGAGAAAATCGATGAAGCgagcgaagagagaaaaaaaaaattcaattgaaatgaaaagtttaataaaataatatttttatatagattatgtatatatttgtttatttattatttattttcttcttgacATGGTATAGGTCaaatcttatttaaataagaagtCACCATGAAGTCACAATTGTGACTTACTGCTGCAAAGATTGGTATTCTCAGAAATATCAgtcaatatttacat is a genomic window containing:
- the LOC124947311 gene encoding deoxycytidylate deaminase isoform X1, whose product is MSVDTTLHKDECQTNSINCKRTTYMDWDEYFMAVAFLVAKRSKDPITRVGACIVDNDNKIVGVGYNGMPRGCSDDIFPWEKNSVNKLNEKRLYVCHAEVNAILNKNSNKLKKCRMYVGLFPCNECAKVIIQSGLKTIIYMSDKYSHKIKTIAAKRMFDAAKVMYIQYIPKNDKIVIDFNEINYFLNMESLESDIVEIGYDVQNHNDNYCDESTLSLENDKTSTSAEKIDEASEERKKKFN
- the LOC124947311 gene encoding deoxycytidylate deaminase isoform X2, whose amino-acid sequence is MSVDTTLHKDECQTNSINCKRTTYMDWDEYFMAVAFLVAKRSKDPITRVGACIVDNDNKIVGVGYNGMPRGCSDDIFPWEKNSVNKLNEKRLYVCHAEVNAILNKNSNKLKKCRMYVGLFPCNECAKVIIQSGLKTIIYMSDKYSHKIKTIAAKRMFDAAKVMYILESDIVEIGYDVQNHNDNYCDESTLSLENDKTSTSAEKIDEASEERKKKFN